The following are encoded in a window of Brienomyrus brachyistius isolate T26 unplaced genomic scaffold, BBRACH_0.4 scaffold79, whole genome shotgun sequence genomic DNA:
- the LOC125726914 gene encoding uncharacterized protein LOC125726914, which yields MALIGWGCGKVTLGVILFMGIVGLLLHSPEQVFRPPRWTHDGSHLRPISTNETHPFLQNYWYRYVYDSAKKDNLTNCYVCTHMPSHADGLTIYGKPMNKSQAKCAASFAGVGYQHDNIKINDTDPYTAGLDNGVCAQQFWIDFAIKVSNISLPLSVHLNMDPKTFNHSMCYDQMNGTHHMGNTTNCAQILVHGEGAPVNISGFSNGTYWVQGVAWLCGPRAYFVLPYNWYGVCAPIFVSDHTFLVSLSSTPANRRRRSIITTASLRPHDSVWGSDVPQEFKHWSTDQKVLMSLFPWVGTAKNTLRLETIDYRLGLFINNSIIINEQQNGEIDAIKQMVIQNRMVLDILTAAQGGVCVLLNNTCCTYIPDNVHSPNMTTALDRLRELQKIMTLDPHAGPSWLNWFLTGSWWQLLLKFSLPILVTLLFVCCCFICIIPCLRSMIQHTFSSVFLLYTAEERMDLLTLSSPLNNDDDVI from the coding sequence atggctctgattgggtggggatgtggtaaggtaactctcggtgtaattctctttatgggaattgttggtctgcttctgcactcaccagagcaggtgtttcgcccacctagatggacacatgacggctcccacctgagacctatctccacaaatgagacccatcctttcctacaaaactactggtaccgttatgtttatgattcagcaaagaaagacaatttaactaattgttatgtctgtacccacatgccatctcatgccgacggattaactatatatgggaaacctatgaataagtcacaagcaaagtgtgctgcctcttttgcaggtgtaggctatcagcatgataatataaaaataaatgacacagatccatatactgctggtttggataatggcgtatgtgcacagcagttttggatcgattttgctataaaagtgtcaaatatatccttacctttatctgtccacctgaacatggaccctaaaacatttaatcactcaatgtgttatgaccaaatgaacggcacccatcatatggggaacaccaccaactgtgcccaaatactagtacacggagaaggtgccccggtaaacataagtggatttagtaatggcacctactgggtgcaaggagtagcttggttatgtggaccccgcgcatatttcgttttgccctataactggtatggtgtgtgcgctccaatctttgtgtcagaccatactttcctggtgtcactgtcatctacaccagcgaaccgcaggcgccggtccatcataactacagcttctctccgtcctcatgacagtgtctggggttcagatgttccccaggagttcaaacattggtctacagaccagaaagtattaatgtctctttttccctgggtaggaacagcaaagaatacgttacgattagaaactattgattatcgtttggggctgttcataaataactccatcataataaatgagcaacagaatggtgagatagatgctattaaacagatggtcattcagaatagaatggttttagacatacttactgctgcacaaggtggtgtgtgcgtgcttttaaataatacctgctgtacatatattcccgataatgtgcactcacccaacatgactacagccttggaccgtctgcgagaacttcaaaagatcatgaccttagaccctcatgctggcccctcatggttgaattggtttcttactgggtcctggtggcagttactgctaaagttctcactccccattcttgttacattattatttgtatgttgttgtttcatttgtattataccctgcctccgttccatgatacaacatacttttagttctgtttttctgctatacactgcagaagaacgaatggatttactaaccttgtctagccctcttaataatgatgatgatgtgatctga